ATGAGAGAACTACTTACCATGCAGCTATTTTGGGGAATATTGGTGTCAGCACCTCTTGTGTAATAAAGAACCAGATTATGCCAATCGTACTACCGGCCACTCCACCGTAGAAAACCTGGCTCCAGGTGTGATACAACAAATAGACTCTGAAGAATGAGTAAGTAAgtaagagaaaagaagaaaaaaaaaaatcaaaatgcattttaaaccATTTCAAAGTGTTATCGGCTCAGCAAAAGTGATGCTGTTACAAAGGAAATCAAGTTCTTTGCAAAGTGTGAGCAGCCTGGTCAAATGTCATCTCTGAGTTTTACACCCACTACTGACATTCATGCTTCACAAGTTGAGACAGTTAACTTAAGTCCTTCATTTCATCAAATAATTGCCACCATCTAATTTAAAAAGGTCAATATCTCAATTATTTATAGAAAAGAGAACATAAAAAGCCCTATAAGAATATACAAGTATATCGAGTGTTGCTTATGCAATTTCTGGCAGAAATGCCAATACAGAACCACTGAGCTCTGCGTCCCCATCACATCAGTAATGGTTGCCAATTCAGGTCAAAACTTCCTTGACTTTAAATCGACTTCTGTTGAAATAACGCGTTTCTCCCTCCCCCCCAAAGATCACCTGCGAGGGAAGCAGCTTCACTCTGTAACTCtactgaacagtcatgaatGGACTAAAGTCCTAAACATACTCAACAAATAAAGATGGCTCATGAAAGTGCAGACTTGAATGGGCATCTGTAAACAGAGTACAGGCATGTAGTCTAGTGTcacaaatgatcacataacatgCTGGGAACCTCCTGAaccagcaaaaataaataaataaataaaacaacctTCCTGTTTATCATAACAAGGGCCAAGAAAACAGTTAATAAGAAAAAGGGCAAGGATGTGGTGTACAGTGCATGCATAAGACCTATATAATGAGGGTCAACTTTAGTAAAACAAGTACTAATATTACTGTTTGTTAGAGTACTCTTCTATGAACTTCAGATTTTAGCAATGATCTGGGATATGTGCAGAGGATAGGGATTGGATTTTACCTGCTGTATGACACTGATAAGGCTATGCCCAAGAGGATAATGGACAGTATGTGTCTCCACAGAAGGTCCACACATCGAGCATTGTTCGTTTGATGCATTCTGACGgggaaaaagaataaataataatatacagCAGTTTGGCACATTTTAAAGTTAAGGTGGAATAATTACTGATAGCCCAAACCATTCTTGTAATGACCTCAAATAACCAAACTGAGCACCAGATGAAAACTAGAAATGAAATGCTTGTTTGAGATGCACACAATACACATTGCATGTTTGCATTAGTCCTACTGCTAGACTAAATTCACTTTGTCAAGTAGCTGCTGCAATTTGAATTATTTCACAACTATGTTTCTATCATTAAACTTccccacacaacaacaaaataactcaccttaaataaaggaaaagaaagaagtaAACAACAAAGAACCAGATAAGCTGGGAATGACTGGAGGGCATCCCATACTCTGTGTGCACGGTTGTGTGAGCCCCTGCAGAGAGACAACAGAATCTTATAAACATTAATTTACAATattggttttatttacaacagTTCGGCTAtgacaaacaaaacccaaaaattattcagtttttttttaatcatgcataaagaaaacaattaaaTGCTCTTGTCCAAAAACCTGgaagaagaggggaaaaaaacaaaagaaaacaaagccatTATTATCAGCCAATAAAACGTTTCTCCCCTTCAATGAAGTATTCATCAACCAAAAGTATAATACCATGTGTCTAACAATGTGTACGTCCCACTCTTAAACAGATGGAGCATTGGCACAGGATTTCTGGGTCAATGGCAGATGATCCCCTGGGTGCTGTGGGGTGGGGTCTTTTAGTGAGCTTTTTCCAGTTATTCCAGCAAATGATGATGATAGAATCCTGGGACATTTGGAGGCTGGATATGGCCTATTATTATGTTCCTGAGGAGTTTTTGTCAAGTAGTGAGGTTAGGACAAAATAAAAGATGGGTGTAGCCACTGGGCCACATCTATTATGTAGCCTCAAACTGAGTACTTTCACCAAGAGGATAAGGCAGGAGTGGCATGTTAGGTGGACTGCAACTACAAACTAAAGAGAAACGCCATCAGCCCAATATTCTCCATTTAATGAGGTGACCAGTGGTTTTTGTGTTGTGGCTGATCAGCGTATCCAGTGCAGGCACTGTTTTGGGTTTagtaaaagaataaaactaCTCATAAAGCTGAAGTGGATATCGGCATTTTCTACAGGTACTTCTATTTAGCTCTAATTCAATatttgacaaaacaaaaaaattttggacgaaaaaaaaaaatagatgctATAAGCCAATTTTTATATTAAATTGGGGCTCTCGAATCATCTTGATGCCATCATCACACAGTTCGGAGATAAAGAGATAATAGCAAGATAAATTTGTAGTCTcaggtttcagtgctgtgcGCCTGAATAGATATTGTGGTTGATAGCAGAAGATGAACTCTAGCTACCGTTACATTTTTGTAATGCTTGCCCAACCCAACCTGctatacataaaaaaagaaaaaagaaaaaacttgttCCTTCACCCACCTGCGCATGGGCGCGGCTCTCTGAGAATGTGCTTCAGCAGCCAGTTCACTCCTTCATTCAGGAGAAGCCCTCCAAAGAAGGAAATCTAGttttatgagaaaaaaaaaaaaaaaggcaatgcATGAGTGTTTGCATACTTCTGCCCTGTCTGACAATGCTGATCAAGTTCCTGTGAGACAATTGACAGTTTCACAGGCGGACTTTTAAATATTGTGCCCTTTCTAAAACCACAACTTTGTCAAGTACATGTGCAGGACTCACCGTGTGCAGTTCCCGTTTAAACACTATGAGTGTAACAAAGCCCACAAGAATTGCTATAGGGATGAGGCTGATGTAGGCCAGCAAGTGTCCCGTCAGATCATCTAAAACACATTAACAGATTACAGATATTAAATGGCACATAAACAGTAGAAGTCACTGGTGGGAGTGACAAGTTGTGTCTCTCAGTGAACCCGGATGACCAAGACACTGTGGCTACAAGAAGGAAGCTGGTGTGGTTAAGTAGCTAAGCCATATTTAAACTAACAGAGCACATTATTGGGTGCAACTCAAACATATACGTGCAATGAGATTCAGTCACACTGATCAGTATCAGGCCATGGGACTAGCTAGTATGTTAGCTACAATGCTGGCTACAATGCTTTCCGAGGAGTACCAATTTATTTCTACTGTAGTCAtaccttttttttcctattttttaaatacttgaGTTTGGCCAAATAACCGTTACAGTACACGGCGTATTAGCAGAGAGCGGAAAGAAAATACCGAAGACGATATAAAGACAGCTAGCAGGCTAACTAGCCTTCATTGTGGACATTGTGACAAACTGCGCATGCGACGCTGTCTCACAATTTTGCAGTCCGGGTTACATTTCCCGCTGTGTTGCTGGTTCTACAGCAGCTCACAATTTGGCAGCAACACCGACGGCCGTGTTCATTCAGCAGCAACAAAACACGCACTGCCCGAAAAATTACACAACAGCCAGTGTCGACAGAGCTTCAGCAGACACATAAAGACGCTAAGTGTACGTACCCTCGGGGAACTCTACGTGTGTCAAAGATATGGACCGCCATCGAGGTGGTGCCGAGCACTGCTCTTCCAACGCCATCTTACCCGGACACAACCGGGCAGTCCCACAGTGAAACGCCCAGACACGTGTCCAGCCAATGGAGAGCAGAGCTCAGCACTTAAACGTCCCCTGACAGTGGAAGCGACGACCAATCCCAGCAGCAATCTGCAGACGAGCTATTTTGTCCATAGAGAAGAATTattgaatgaataaaaaaaaaaacaaaaaaaaaacgggCCGCCTACATTAAAATACCAAAAATGCACTCATTCAAAAACATGTATGATCTACAATTGTCTTAATTAATTTAAGGcatgaaattaataataataattaatttaagGCATGAACCCAGACTATTGCTTACCCCTTGAATAACTGACCTAATTTGCATCTGAGATTTCTTTGTgtgttaaaatatgaattaatttgaGCCAAATTGTCAAATGTCAAAACATAATTTAGTACTCTTAAGCTAACCTTTACAAAGGCTAAGGTATAAATTATCCTTACAGGAGACTTGATAAACTGTGACTAATACTGTATAGATCCATTATAAGCCACTTAAAAAGTGGAACTGTCATTCAAAACTAATTATAGGGATACACTGACGTTAAGATTTTAAGGTAAACACAAATGCAAGTGGTCTgtggatttgtttgttttttaatatttacttgtgttattttacttgttttatttgGAATAGATGCCTACTCCACCTTGTGTCCAAGAAGcagattatttaattttttttttaaaaactgaagtgttttgaaatatttgtaCATTTAGCCTTCACACAACACATAAATGTCATCTTAATTGCTAATAGGTGAATGGCAGGGCCAATATGGGGGTATCAGTGCATTTTGAATTAATTTCATTACTGATTAAGATTAATTTGAGCCTTTTCACTATCCTACACTTTACTGGCCCGCCATCATTCCTGAACAATGTTCAAAGCCAGAAGGGTTTATTTGAGAATATTAAACAACTAAACATGGGCGTAGCTTTCTATTTCTTGACCACAAGGGGCAAATcgctgtggttgcaaaaagactttAGTCCTACAGAAGTCTGTGGGAAAACTGCCTTCAGCTCTAACCcctgtaaacactttcctgatgattttatggGCTCAGTCATTCCTTTTGTGTCATATTTGTGTCCATTTTGCAAATTTTTATCATTCTAAATGTCAGGAAGCCAGAAGCTCAGTGACTTATGCCTTGGAATTAACCAGCTGTTAGCCAATGAAGAGTGCAGCGGTCTTTACAAACCAGTCAGTGGTGCCAAGGTGCTGGGTAATGCTACTCCAGCACATAGGTTCCCACATTAACTATAGATGACCAGTCTCTTTCAGGTTATACGTGTGCAATATACAATAATGCCACACTTGCAGGGGACGTGCTCATGCCAAGGTTATTATAGTTAAataaagctgaactgaaaatgaaaactagatgtgaaaaatattttccttaactaaaataaaaactagatttTCAAGAAAAGCTAAAAGTCACTGAAACAATTTtgcaaacaaactaaaataaaaatactaataCAGAGGGAAAATTTGTTATCATAATTGAGCTGATGAGGCTTTAATAGACATGTTTATTGAAATTTTGGATGTCTAAAAGACTGAGAGTCAACTGCTTTcaaaaaagttcagttttttattGCAATGATACTTCTACTGAGAATTCTAAATCTTGCATCTGGCATATGCACTCTATACAAAAGGGACTAAACCTAACACTGacactaataaaaacaaaagtaaaactaaacattGTCAAGCaatgaaaagtaaaaactaaactaaactgaattaaaaaccaaAATACAAACCAAAATATAAACTAATTAGTAAATCCAAAACTATAAAACTCTGGCACAAcctgctttgtgtttattctttaTAATATCTATGGTTAAATACTATAACTTGGAGCTATacagtttgggggttttttgtttgtttttttaggtaTTTTGTACACCTTATTTATATCAAAGACATTATATAAAATAATCAGAACACCTGTATATTATACCACAATTTGCCAGTCAGTTTAAcataatttaaataaactaaattGCTTATAAAgttcacacacaaacatcaaTACTTCTCTAAAAGAGCTTTAACAATTAGTGATCATATAACCTTTGTCTGGCTGTTGTATTAGCCAAATGTATTTACAAACTCCGCTTGGTGTACCTCACCCATCCACAGGCGTAACTCTCATTTTATACAGGGGAGGGAAACAAATATTGCACAGAGGTTAATATCAAGATCATGGCTTATCTCTTAAAATTAGATGattcaaatattataattttattttaaattggttGCATGAGTTCATATTGGAAACAGCCTTAACTTTGAATACAAACTTTCAGGCTGTAAGACAAACCTGATCATAAATGCAGTGTAAGGAATTTTTGATTCCCATTTATGTCCTTTTtttcaaaaattaaaatgtctttCTTTTGGGATAAAAAGTAACAAGTTATCCAGACTTGTTATACAAAGTTATTGTAAGATTTGTGGCTTACTATTGAATCACTACAGAGCTTTTACCTCTTGTGTGCCGCCATCTCTTTCTTATTACTTTAAATAGTTTAAAAGGAGCAGCAAAtgatgaaacaaaaacatttttgactttAAACTATGCCTGTATCCACCCGAGCAGTGCTATAATCGAGCTAAATGTTAGTAGATTTGTAATTTTGTGGTAGGTGCTAGTGTGTTAGCATGCTAGCTAATAATCGCTTGCACGTGAGGccgataaaaaaaataaataacatcagtCTTGAAGGTTTTTAAAGGGTGGTAGCACCACGGACGCATATATCATCTTTTGACAAAATAAAGATAAAGTATGTAAGAACTGTACTTTTTAAATTCAGGACTTTTATAGGGGACAGTTACATGATGACAATAATCACCTGAACAATTGGGAATACTGATGATATTTGCCCTCTTTTgatgctactactactactactaataataataataatgatttaaAATTCCTGACCAATATTTTAGTCAcattagatttttttcctcttattaTCTACTATGATCATGTACTTCCTTaaaaaccatccatccatccattcgctgccgcttatccttttcagggtcgcggggggcactggagcctatcccagctgtcatagggcgagaggcagggtacaccctggacaggtcgccagtctgtcgcagggccaacacaaagggacagacaaccattcacactcacattcactcgcacattcacacctagtgacaatttggattttccaattaacctatccccacaagctgcatgtctttggacggtgggaggaagccggagtacccggagggaacccacgcaaaatTAAGCCAGTGTTTTTTGATATACCTATTCTAACAATATTCTTTTAAAACTCTCAATTAGAATGTTTGACTTTTgtgaagtaaaataaataactcaatatcatttaacaaaaaaataacatttaatatgGAAAATTAAAATCAGATTAGAGTTTCTGCTGTTGATTAACAATAGAAAAGACAAAAGGCATGAGTAGGACACTTGAAACATAGCAGTGactttcaaaacaaaaccaatctTTCTCTATAGTTTGGCCACCTGAAATTCTTGCATCAAATATATGTTAAGAAGACTCCatgcataattttttttaaaattagaaaTTCCTAAATATTGGTAATCTGGGATCTTTAAAACTTACAGCTAAAGGCTAAGCCTGGGTCTACAAGTAGCATTATACACTGATGTATTTCTGAGAAAAAGCAGACCAATCTATGGACACAAGACTAAACAGAAGCATTTTTCCATAACAGCATTTACCTGCATGACAAATAATGGTATAAAAATTACTAGAACAGTTAAAAGGGGAGAATTTGAACAAGAtggacacataaacaaaaccTAGATAGCAGATTAACAATAATCATATGTATAGTGATCTGGGAAAGATAATTTCTCTACTGTACAACATTTATGTTCTTTATTATCAATAATATGTCAGTTTTTTGATGCAACAAATAAATCAACAGCTATTAAAAAAGGGTTATTGGACATTCTTGGATTTTTCTGCTAAAGTGCAAAATGCTCATCTGTCACAATGAGGAACCAAATGATTTTCTGTAAAAGCTCAATTTACAGTTTTGGTTCATGTTAGACAGAAACACCAAATAACCCTGCAAATACTgaatcaaaataaaagaaaataaaagctctTAATTTAAGAGACTTTGATTTGGATTATCACTGCCACAAGAAATACACTTGTATGGACTCATAAGATAAACTACTGACACTAAAACGGCCCAAAGTATTCAGAgaaattttttttcctcccctcagACAACTGTGCTTCTCTGTAAATAAATAATCTTTAAATTCAATTTCATGAAGACGATTTACTTTGTATATATCTGCGTATCAGAAATGCGCCTGTGCAGTAGTGGTGTAATCGATGCGATAATTGCGGAATAAATGCCATTCAATAACAAGTTCACAGTACTTTGGATAGCAAAGCAGACTCAGACGTTATCATCAGTGCACTTATGTGGATGACAGTCCAGCTGTACAATGCCCTGTTCTTCATTACAGATCTTTATAACATCAGAAATATCCTTCCTAAGAATACTAAATGGCAATGTTTCATTTAGAGGTTGTGTCactgtttacatatattttttctAAGCAAGATCTCCACAGGTGTCCACCTTcttacacaaaaaaaaccccaaaacaacccCACAGCGAGCTTTTATCACTGAAAGTAtagatgtaaacaaaaacataaatgattcagTAGGTGTGCTGTTAAGGTGTGATAGTGAGTGAGTGAGCAAACATGCACAGTGCTCGGGCCCCAACACTGGCTCACCTACTTTAAagccatttttaatgttaaccAGTGAAACTGCCACGGAAAGACTCTACTGTTCATGTCGTGTGAACAACACAGCGCTACTGGTACCATTAGTAACACGTACTTTCCCTGCTAGGACAAGTGAGTAGTATCCACTTTGTTAAAGGCTTATTTGGTACAACTTGCGACTGGACACTTTTAGACCCAAATGTTTTTAAGCAATTAAACTGGGAGAATGTCTCAGATTCAGACTTTAGAATTAGCAAATACAAATCAAGAGAACTCAAGTCTTACATTGTTTATTGTCTTTAGCGTCTTCTAAACTGTTGTGTTTTATGTAATAGTTTTCAGACAGGTATTTCACATCTCACACTCTTTTGTGTTTggagtgttgttttgttttgttttttgttgccaTTTAAATCTGAATATTTGCGTTGTAATTTATAGAAAGTAAACCTTCATAATCCCTTAGCACATGCTTCTTCAAACACTCATGTTTACTGCAACTGTGAACACTGGTGTCAAACATGAGTAACATGCCAGAACCCTACACTATTTCAAGTCTTTTTGCATTCAACAGACTTTCTTGGTTTCACCACATTTTAAGCTCGATTGACCAAAAgtggagaaaataaataaagacattaaAGAGGATTTAAGGACAAGTGTGGAGACAAACCCACCCCATTTTGCATTAACCAGCAGCACTAATAATCAGTTGGCCAAAGTGCTCAAGAACTCTCAGGAAATCtcatcattttaaacatttaagcttacttaatttaaaataaaacacaaaatgctgtttCCCACACCATGATTCCCCTTAATTCCAGAGGTGATGAAGAGTTCTCTGAAAGCCCTCAATCCATGTGGAGTAAAAGTGTAGCGGGCACAGTTACAGTTTTCATGGGTTGGTAATGCTTCCCGTCAGGCCTGTTTTCAAGAACTCACCCAACAAGGCAAAGACAAGTCCTTGCACGTCTGTCATTACATGACTGCAGTCTGTATTCTCGATGACTACACAGCAGCAACATAAAAGAGGTGGGATCGTTACACTCACTCCTTAGTACAAGGACCAATGACTTTGTAGAACTAGTGAAAGTATGTCCTACTTAAGCCGTCATGTTTAATGAAACACggatgaataaatgaataatgcTGGTTCTCAGTGTATCACAGGAGGATGATTCTTTCCAGTCTTAATATCGACACactgttcagctgtgacttcTTGCTGTTCCCAACTCGTCAGCCTCTTTGCTGTTGGCTGGTACAAGGCCCAGTGAAGCTCTTTGTTACCCTACTCCTCCTAGTTGGTCCCTGAAGAGCCCTCTTGGTCACTGGGCAGGGCACCGTTGATCTCAAGAAGGCTATCGATTCCCAGATACCCAAGTAAAATATCACTTCGGCGGTGAGAAAGGTTCAGGATGTCCTCGGCCAAACACTGTGGAGAGGTGAAGCGGACCTTGTCGTGGTCAAACATATCCTTAAGGTACTGCACGATTTGTTGCTGCAGGTgaaaggagagaaaacaaaatgaaaagatgGTATGATAATGTGTGTGTTGTTAAGCCACGTGAAGACAACTTCATGTGGCTTAGTTAGCTCTGAGCCACATGAATGCAAGTTCCCCCATCATTGTTACTGCAGCTACTACTACTTTGACTGTAAAGGCTCTTGCATGTAATGATGTCTGTGGCTCAGGAGCTGCTACTTAAATctaaaaaatattgaaattagGTTTGGCacaaactgtatataaatgtgCTCTAACAAAGCAGCAGGCAAAGAACCTTTAGAGTTGCATTAAAGGAAATGTAGGTTTAAGAGTTTCACTCTGACTCTTTTCTTCCAACACTGCACTTCTATAAAGTTTTATAACCCAATTAAAGAAAGTATCTCGCAGCATCTTGCATCCTCTGCTGTACATCTCACTATACAATTGTATAAATTATACATTTAGTGTCATGTGCTGTAAGAATTGTAGAGTTGTACATTATGCTAGTGGTTTTCCTGCACAGAGGATAGTGTCTGCTTGcactgaaatatttttaaaccaTATACTCTGTATGGCCTCACCTTAAAAATTGTGCACACTTCACTCAGGTGCTGCCGGGGTCCTAAAAAGCCAAAAGCTAAAACTGGGCTTACATGCTCAGATATGGCATAGAAGTGGGAGATAAATCCATCAGGAACCTGGAGAGAGCAGAAGAACAAGCTATCAGAATAAACAAATTTTTTTAGGTTTAAATAAAGCTGTTAAAAAGTATTAATTTCTAAAACTAGTATAAACTCACCATAAGAAGACGCCTTTTGGCTTTTAGGACAGACCAGCAAGCAGTCGCCAAAGCCTGccagaaaattaaaaactatTATTAGAGAAACCGTTATAAGCATGTTGGTGGAATATGGAGTAAGTGTCTGTGCTGATGCATGTGCATCATATTAACCGTTTCTTTAAAGCTGTCAGAGAGCCAGCGATTCCTCAGCACAGCCACCACAGAGGCAGGAGGACTCTCCAGGTCTTCGAATGCATCCATCAGGATGAAGTCCAACACTATGTCGAAAAAGTTCATACAAACCACCTGCAATGTTCAGGAAATGTGGACCATGAGGAATGGTGAaggcattatttatttatttttagcagcaGTAATGTTTTGAACTGCTGTGGCATCAGGCATACCTGACTTGGAACACATAAAGGACTAGATAGTGTTGTGCAACTGttgtacaagaaaaaaaacttctgtatttttttcttatctACTGTGGTGACATGGAGGTTTGTAAGAGTGGGCTCCTGGTCGCTCTGTTTCAGATATACACACACCCAAGCATGTGTGAACATGTCCTATGGATAGTTTGAAGCTATACTACTGATGAACAGCTGGTGGCAGCAATGTGCAACATATTAAAATTATGTACATCTGACTCAAAGAGCTCAAAGAGCTGAGCACACTGTCATGTGTGTTGGTCATGAGTGGGTTATATCTGTCACAGAGAAACTAAAAAAATTAAGCAATCGGTCCCTTTAAATATTTTCActaaaaaaccaaaaagcaacaaacaaacaaaaaaaataaaaaatacaaatgttaaCTGATGTTTGCAATTAATAGCTACTGATTGTATTCACTTGT
The Maylandia zebra isolate NMK-2024a linkage group LG7, Mzebra_GT3a, whole genome shotgun sequence DNA segment above includes these coding regions:
- the dolpp1 gene encoding dolichyldiphosphatase 1, which codes for MALEEQCSAPPRWRSISLTHVEFPEDDLTGHLLAYISLIPIAILVGFVTLIVFKRELHTISFFGGLLLNEGVNWLLKHILREPRPCAGAHTTVHTEYGMPSSHSQLIWFFVVYFFLFLYLRMHQTNNARCVDLLWRHILSIILLGIALSVSYSRVYLLYHTWSQVFYGGVAGSTIGIIWFFITQEVLTPIFPKIAAWPISEYFLVRDTSLIPNILWFEYTVTRSEARNRQRKLGTKVQ